In the Dolichospermum flos-aquae CCAP 1403/13F genome, GTTATTTTGGCGAACTTGTACCAGATTTAGTAGTAGAAATTAAATCTCAAAGTGATAGAATTAAACCTTTAGTTACTAAAATTCTCAACTTGATCAAATTAGGTGCTGTGATGGGAATTTTAATTGATCCTGATGAGGAAACTGTTACAGTTTATCGTCATCAAGGTGAACCAACTATTTTAAATAATGGCGATATTTTAACTTTACCAGAACTTTTTCCCGGTTGGGAATTAGCTGTTTCTGAATTATGGCCTCCTATTTTTACTGAAGAAGAAATAGAAGGTTAATTTGTTTGATCGGATTGGTTTTTTGTGGATTTCTTTGATGAGAAATCGGGAATTTTGCCCCAAGAGTGCGGAGAAACCTCCACACTCATCTTTGATTTTATTCGTGGATAGTCACTTTGATCATTTTAACTGGAGTTGTGGGGCGATCGCCTGATCCTGTGGGAGTAGTTTCAATGGCTTTTAATACATCCATCCCTTCAGTAACTCGACCGAAAACAGGATGTTTAGATTGACCAGGTGTAAACCAATCCAGATAGTGATTGTGGACAGTGTTGATGAAAAACTGGCAACTACCACTATTAGGTCTTCCCGTATTAGCCATAGATAGAGTTCCTGGTTCGTTAGAAAGTTTTCCATCTTCAGGATGCTCATCTTGAATGCAACCATCAGGACTATTACCTGTACCCGCACGAGGAGAGCTAGGATCTTTGCTGTAGGGACAACCAAACTGCACCATGAAATTTTTAATTACACGGTGGAAATGCAGACCATCATAAAACCCACTTTTGGCCAATTTGATGAAATTTCCCGCCGTTATGGGCATAACGTCGGTGAATAGCTCAAGAGTGATAGTACCAAGGGAAGTTTCTAGAGTTGCGGTGGGATTTGCCATGAATATTGAATTACAAGAAAATGGACTGAAAGTCACGTGGGGGATTTATCCCCCAGTGACTTATGGTGTTATACTATTTGTAACAGGAAAGGTAATCAACCTGTCTAAAAACCTAACTACCTAACGATAATCTGTACCTTGACAATTAAATTTATGCGGTTCTACTGCATTGTTCTAGTTTCTTCCTAGCAGTAGGTAAAAGATTTATAGGAACTGGACTTGTGTTGAGCGAAGTCGAAACACGAATCAGAATTTTGAAACAAATCGTTTCCAGCTAAACAGGACTTGCATTAATGCAACTACGGTCGGGCAGACCGAAAGTTAACCCTTCGGCTTCGCTCAGGGTTAAAGCCGAGCGGAGTCGAGGCTTTAACGCTTGGGGAGAGTCCCACCTCGCTCGCTAGAAAACGCAAGGAATCTAGTTTAAGTGGCCTCATTGAACCAAGAATCTCCGTGTCTTTAGACCGGGGAGTGTCAATAATCTGTGTAATGGTTTACCTACTGTCAAACAAAAAACCTCCACTCGTGTTGAAGAAACTCAAGCTGAGGTTGTTTTTTCAGCATTTTAATCTGGGAAAGCTAAACCAGTTCTCGGATCTCTGATATATAATCCTAGTGTCAAACTCCGCATAACTTCATCCCAAATCGGTATTAATTGCTCTGCTTGATCTGCCCAATAATCAAAGGTAATTAAACATTGAATATTTGAACCTAAACCCACACAAGTCCGCGAAAAAGCTTCTCTGGGTTCGGTTTGAGTGTCAATAAATTTAATTTGACACCACATTATTCTGGCTGTTTGTCGCCTAACAGTAATTACTTCTCCCCTTTCAATCACATCACGGCTATCATCTTCCATGATTTTCTTCAAAGTGTGTTTAAGGGGAAACAGTGTCCAGTCATTCGGGGGTAAATGATTGTAAGATACCTCTAAACAACAATCATCATCAGGTGGTTTTTTGTCCATGAACTTGAAAGATTTTTCTTGTGGTTCAAATACCCAATTTTGGGGAAC is a window encoding:
- a CDS encoding Uma2 family endonuclease — encoded protein: MLIMTIKDVEQVQTAFSEAGLDYDVELTNGRISIVGPSDIVSSEVGILFSRLLANWVYPRRLGRVFDSAGGFILPDSNLTAPDVSFVRAARLRQSPRYFGELVPDLVVEIKSQSDRIKPLVTKILNLIKLGAVMGILIDPDEETVTVYRHQGEPTILNNGDILTLPELFPGWELAVSELWPPIFTEEEIEG
- a CDS encoding peptidylprolyl isomerase, which translates into the protein MANPTATLETSLGTITLELFTDVMPITAGNFIKLAKSGFYDGLHFHRVIKNFMVQFGCPYSKDPSSPRAGTGNSPDGCIQDEHPEDGKLSNEPGTLSMANTGRPNSGSCQFFINTVHNHYLDWFTPGQSKHPVFGRVTEGMDVLKAIETTPTGSGDRPTTPVKMIKVTIHE